One segment of Sinorhizobium mexicanum DNA contains the following:
- a CDS encoding GNAT family N-acetyltransferase codes for MHVVDNPEAKHFELAVGDIVAVAYYKIENDRIILLHSEVPQEFSGRGIGTKLAEGVFEQLRARGRRVIAKCAFIARFASRHPEYAQMLDG; via the coding sequence ATGCACGTGGTCGATAATCCAGAAGCAAAGCACTTCGAGCTTGCCGTCGGCGATATCGTAGCTGTTGCATATTACAAGATCGAGAACGACAGAATCATCCTGCTTCATAGCGAGGTTCCGCAAGAGTTTTCGGGGCGAGGTATAGGCACCAAGCTAGCCGAAGGCGTGTTCGAGCAGCTCCGTGCCAGGGGCCGTCGCGTGATCGCCAAATGTGCGTTCATTGCGCGGTTCGCAAGCCGTCACCCTGAATATGCCCAGATGCTGGATGGCTGA